One Mycolicibacterium pulveris genomic region harbors:
- a CDS encoding DUF6542 domain-containing protein has product MSAQRARSAVTADHRSVHPNIPGVPWWGATLIAITATTIGFAFDAGSGSRELSSVFAATYVVGCLAAVLAVRQAGLFTAVIQPPLILFLTVPGSYFLFHKAQITSVKDMLINCGYPLIERFPLMFFTSAAVLLIGAGRWYYGMLTRTSTPRGGANTDAPSLISTLTTKLSALLARPHIEQDAEAAAAPPRKRRPAQRPVRQQRATDRPRRPARTPAGTSRSGKPARSTTASKSRHVRPPEAESFDPLAERPRRSRARQEPAPEPRRRPRKAANPRQPGPPPVDRRSAYERPERRRYDDFQPREPHGRNGSGTHHPVTRVRYRGGEDYDDRANYRTRRPSHGREPDNWEYDI; this is encoded by the coding sequence GTGTCAGCACAGCGCGCACGGTCGGCAGTGACCGCCGACCACCGTTCCGTGCATCCCAACATTCCGGGTGTTCCGTGGTGGGGTGCCACGCTGATCGCTATCACGGCCACCACGATCGGTTTCGCGTTCGACGCCGGTTCGGGCAGCAGAGAGCTCAGCTCGGTGTTCGCGGCCACCTACGTCGTCGGATGCCTGGCCGCGGTGCTCGCGGTGCGCCAGGCCGGCCTGTTCACCGCCGTCATCCAGCCTCCGCTGATCCTGTTCTTGACGGTGCCGGGGTCGTACTTCCTGTTTCACAAAGCCCAGATCACCAGCGTCAAGGACATGCTGATCAACTGCGGCTATCCGCTCATCGAGCGCTTCCCGCTGATGTTCTTCACGTCGGCGGCGGTGCTGCTCATCGGGGCGGGTCGCTGGTACTACGGCATGCTGACGCGGACGTCGACCCCGCGCGGCGGCGCCAACACCGACGCCCCCAGCCTGATATCGACGCTGACTACGAAGCTCTCCGCGCTGTTGGCCCGTCCACATATCGAGCAGGACGCCGAGGCGGCCGCCGCGCCCCCGCGCAAGCGGCGCCCCGCCCAGCGCCCGGTTCGCCAACAGCGCGCCACAGACCGGCCCCGCCGGCCCGCCAGGACCCCAGCGGGCACGTCTCGCAGCGGGAAACCGGCCAGAAGCACGACGGCGTCGAAGTCGCGCCATGTCCGGCCGCCGGAAGCCGAGTCCTTCGACCCGCTGGCCGAGCGCCCGCGCCGCAGCAGGGCACGGCAGGAGCCGGCGCCCGAACCCCGGCGCCGCCCGCGCAAGGCGGCCAATCCGCGTCAGCCCGGTCCCCCACCGGTCGACCGGCGCTCGGCCTACGAACGCCCCGAGCGCCGCCGCTATGACGACTTCCAGCCCCGCGAACCGCACGGCCGTAACGGAAGTGGCACCCATCACCCGGTAACGCGCGTGCGTTACCGCGGCGGCGAGGACTACGACGACCGCGCGAACTACCGCACCCGCC
- the ychF gene encoding redox-regulated ATPase YchF: MGLNLGIVGLPNVGKSTLFNALTRNDVLAANYPFATIEPNEGVVPLPDPRLEELARIFGSEKIVPAPVTFVDIAGIVKGASEGAGLGNKFLANIRECDAICQVVRVFADDDVAHIDGRIDPKADIEVIETELILADLQTLEKALPRLEKEARTHKDRRPIYDAAVAAQEILNSGKTLFSAGFDATLLRELNLLTMKPFLYVFNADETVLTDEARKAELRELVAPADAVFLDAKIEAELQELDDESAAELLESIGQSERGLDALARAGFHTLKLQTFLTAGPKEARAWTIRQGDTAPKAAGVIHSDFEKGFIKAEVVSFDDLAEAGSMAAAKAAGKVRIEGKDYVMQDGDVVEFRFNV; the protein is encoded by the coding sequence GTGGGCCTGAATCTTGGAATCGTCGGACTGCCGAACGTCGGTAAGTCGACGCTGTTCAACGCGCTGACGCGCAACGACGTGCTGGCGGCCAACTATCCGTTCGCCACGATCGAACCGAACGAGGGCGTCGTTCCGCTGCCCGACCCGCGGTTGGAGGAGCTGGCGCGGATCTTCGGCTCGGAAAAGATCGTCCCGGCGCCGGTGACGTTTGTCGACATCGCCGGGATCGTCAAGGGCGCGTCCGAGGGCGCGGGGCTCGGCAACAAGTTCCTGGCCAACATTCGCGAATGCGACGCGATCTGCCAGGTGGTGCGGGTTTTCGCCGACGACGACGTGGCTCATATCGACGGGCGCATCGACCCGAAGGCCGATATCGAGGTCATCGAAACCGAGCTGATCCTGGCCGATCTGCAGACCCTCGAGAAGGCGCTGCCGCGGCTGGAGAAGGAGGCGCGAACCCACAAGGACCGCCGTCCGATCTATGACGCGGCGGTGGCCGCTCAAGAGATTCTCAACAGCGGCAAGACGCTGTTCAGCGCGGGCTTCGACGCGACGTTGCTGCGCGAGCTGAACCTGCTGACGATGAAACCGTTCCTGTACGTGTTCAACGCCGACGAAACGGTGCTGACCGACGAGGCGCGCAAAGCCGAGCTGCGCGAGTTGGTTGCGCCGGCCGACGCGGTGTTCCTCGACGCGAAGATCGAGGCCGAGCTTCAGGAACTCGACGACGAGTCGGCCGCCGAACTGCTCGAGTCGATCGGCCAGTCCGAACGCGGACTGGATGCGTTGGCGCGGGCGGGGTTTCATACATTGAAGCTGCAGACCTTCCTGACGGCCGGGCCGAAAGAGGCGCGGGCGTGGACGATTCGCCAAGGTGACACCGCGCCGAAGGCGGCGGGCGTGATCCACAGCGACTTCGAGAAGGGGTTCATCAAGGCCGAGGTCGTGTCGTTCGACGACCTCGCCGAGGCCGGTTCGATGGCCGCCGCGAAGGCCGCGGGCAAGGTGCGCATCGAGGGCAAGGACTACGTCATGCAGGACGGCGACGTCGTCGAGTTCCGGTTCAACGTGTAG
- a CDS encoding DUF1801 domain-containing protein — MRVASKDDKNLKRVLDKIASMDEPARRVMRRMHDVIVSAAPELKPRIWYGMPGYAKSASSPVLVFIRNDDLMSLGVSEKATLEPAGGSDGLLIPAAWYFHDLDEATEARVAEIVRAAIE, encoded by the coding sequence ATGAGAGTGGCCTCCAAGGACGACAAGAACCTCAAGCGGGTGCTCGACAAGATCGCTTCGATGGATGAGCCCGCGCGACGTGTCATGCGGCGCATGCACGACGTGATCGTCTCTGCCGCACCCGAACTCAAGCCGCGCATCTGGTACGGCATGCCGGGTTACGCCAAGTCCGCGAGCAGCCCCGTCCTCGTCTTCATCCGAAACGACGACCTGATGAGCCTCGGGGTGAGTGAGAAGGCCACGCTCGAGCCCGCCGGGGGCAGCGACGGCCTGTTGATTCCCGCGGCCTGGTACTTCCACGACCTAGACGAGGCCACCGAGGCGCGGGTCGCCGAGATCGTTCGCGCCGCGATCGAGTAA
- a CDS encoding GNAT family N-acetyltransferase yields the protein MSRRPLVADRLPRTEGDVTVRRLRHDDADAFAAGSADPAVRRYGHLPLQRYSPQVVRQQIDGVIADGLADGSLAVLAIADARTDEFLGSIVVFDVGEAGAEVGFWLSPQSRGRGAAQHALRAVARVAGAAGLSRLTARTVPENAGSRRVLEAAGFDQTGEPHAQVTPSGETATVVTFSRSLE from the coding sequence ATGTCACGACGTCCTCTCGTCGCCGATCGGCTGCCTCGAACCGAGGGCGACGTCACGGTGCGGCGGCTGCGCCACGACGACGCCGACGCCTTCGCCGCGGGCAGCGCGGATCCTGCCGTTCGCCGCTACGGGCACCTTCCGCTGCAAAGGTACTCACCGCAGGTCGTGCGCCAACAGATCGACGGCGTCATCGCAGACGGCCTGGCCGACGGCTCGCTGGCGGTGCTCGCCATCGCCGACGCCCGCACTGACGAGTTCCTGGGCAGCATCGTGGTGTTCGACGTCGGCGAAGCCGGTGCCGAAGTCGGGTTTTGGCTGTCTCCGCAGTCGCGCGGTCGCGGCGCCGCACAGCACGCCCTGCGGGCGGTCGCCCGTGTCGCCGGTGCCGCTGGGTTGAGCCGGTTGACGGCCAGAACCGTCCCGGAAAACGCGGGATCGCGCCGCGTTCTGGAAGCGGCCGGCTTTGATCAGACGGGCGAGCCGCACGCTCAGGTCACGCCGTCCGGTGAAACGGCGACGGTGGTGACGTTCTCGCGTTCGCTGGAATGA
- a CDS encoding SigB/SigF/SigG family RNA polymerase sigma factor, with product MAALSGDYKDVTEMFRRLKTVPEGSAQHRRQREAIIERCLPLADHIAFRYRDRGEPLDDLIQVARVGLLNAVNRYDVDTGTEFLSFAVPTLMGEVRRHFRDHGWAVKVPRRCKDIQAQLVRARSELSQLLGRAPNASEIAEHLDVPRELVVDATIASSNYSTLSTDVQAGPNDDSRAVMDTLGDDDPGMDKVLDLETVRPLIAALPERQRTLLTLRFFEDMTQTQIAERMGISQMHVSRLLAKSLDTLRRQVREPELAAAG from the coding sequence ATGGCTGCGTTGTCTGGCGACTACAAAGATGTGACCGAGATGTTCCGGCGGCTCAAGACCGTCCCCGAGGGGTCTGCCCAGCACCGGCGTCAGCGCGAGGCGATCATCGAACGGTGCTTGCCACTGGCCGATCACATCGCCTTCCGTTATCGCGACCGCGGTGAACCGCTGGACGATCTCATCCAGGTGGCACGCGTGGGTCTGCTCAACGCGGTGAACCGCTACGACGTCGACACCGGCACGGAGTTCCTGTCGTTCGCCGTTCCGACCCTGATGGGTGAGGTGCGCCGGCACTTCCGCGACCACGGCTGGGCGGTCAAGGTGCCGCGCCGGTGCAAGGACATCCAGGCGCAGCTCGTGCGGGCCCGCTCGGAGTTGTCGCAGCTGTTGGGTCGCGCGCCCAACGCCTCGGAGATCGCCGAACACTTGGACGTGCCGCGCGAGCTGGTGGTCGACGCGACGATCGCGAGCAGCAACTACTCCACCCTGTCCACCGACGTGCAGGCCGGCCCCAATGACGACTCGCGGGCGGTCATGGACACCCTCGGCGACGACGACCCAGGGATGGACAAGGTGCTCGACCTCGAGACAGTGCGGCCGTTGATCGCCGCGCTGCCCGAACGCCAGCGCACGCTGCTCACGCTGCGGTTCTTCGAGGACATGACGCAGACCCAGATCGCCGAGCGGATGGGCATCTCGCAGATGCACGTCTCGCGACTGCTCGCCAAGTCCCTCGACACACTGCGACGGCAGGTCCGCGAGCCGGAATTGGCCGCGGCCGGCTAG
- a CDS encoding ArsI/CadI family heavy metal resistance metalloenzyme: MSRIQLALNVDDLDEAITFYSKLFNSAPNKVKDGYANFAVADPPLKLVLLQNPGQGGTLNHLGVEVQTSEQVHAEIARLSSAGLGTAEELNTTCCFATQDKAWVTGPAGEKWEVYTVLADSDTFSGSSSQPCCGAEQPAQP; the protein is encoded by the coding sequence ATGTCCCGCATCCAGCTCGCACTCAACGTCGACGACCTCGACGAGGCGATCACCTTCTACTCGAAGCTGTTCAACAGCGCGCCGAACAAGGTCAAGGACGGCTACGCGAACTTCGCCGTCGCCGACCCGCCGCTCAAGCTGGTCCTGCTGCAAAACCCCGGCCAGGGCGGCACGCTCAACCACCTCGGGGTGGAGGTGCAGACCAGCGAGCAGGTGCACGCGGAGATCGCACGCCTGTCCAGCGCGGGCCTGGGCACCGCCGAGGAGCTCAACACCACATGCTGTTTCGCCACCCAGGACAAGGCCTGGGTGACCGGCCCGGCTGGGGAGAAGTGGGAGGTCTACACCGTGCTGGCCGATTCGGACACGTTCAGTGGGAGCTCGTCGCAGCCGTGCTGCGGCGCCGAGCAGCCGGCGCAACCATAG
- a CDS encoding Rv2640c family ArsR-like transcriptional regulator: MPKALPTIDMSAPVCCAPIVAGPVTDDAALEVALRLKALADPARVKIISLLFGAADSEQNSGDLAAALGLTESTVSHHVAQLRKAGLVVSERRGMNVYHRAHRDALAALCGVLDPNCCD; this comes from the coding sequence ATGCCGAAAGCACTGCCCACGATCGACATGTCTGCGCCCGTGTGTTGCGCCCCCATCGTGGCCGGCCCCGTGACGGATGACGCCGCGCTGGAGGTGGCACTGCGGCTGAAGGCGTTGGCCGACCCCGCCAGGGTCAAGATCATCTCGCTGCTGTTCGGCGCCGCCGACAGTGAGCAGAACAGCGGTGACCTCGCCGCCGCCCTCGGCCTCACCGAGTCCACCGTCAGCCACCACGTCGCCCAACTCCGCAAGGCCGGTCTGGTGGTGTCCGAACGGCGCGGCATGAACGTCTACCACCGAGCGCATCGTGACGCGCTGGCCGCCTTGTGCGGTGTGCTCGACCCGAACTGCTGTGACTGA
- a CDS encoding guanylate cyclase: MTLQEALDVTRTGDLWLFRGRSGPDRAIQSLTNSPVNHVGMTIAIEDLPPLIWHAELGDKLTDMWTGDKHRGVQLNDAGEVVERWVNHYHQRCWLRQLIPHATREQEDRALQVVARMDGTPFPSTARLTGRWFRGRLAVSSLTRGIPFLHQRVSEASRRKKEEKLKVGLETAYCAETVAITYEEMGLLSTEKHYNWFDPGSFWSGDSLPLTPGYRLSDEIAVVL; encoded by the coding sequence GTGACGCTGCAAGAGGCGCTCGATGTGACCCGAACCGGGGATCTGTGGCTGTTTCGCGGGCGTTCCGGGCCCGACCGCGCGATTCAGTCGCTGACCAACAGCCCGGTCAACCATGTGGGCATGACGATCGCGATCGAGGACCTGCCGCCGTTGATCTGGCATGCCGAGCTGGGCGACAAGCTGACCGACATGTGGACGGGCGACAAGCACCGTGGCGTGCAGCTCAACGATGCAGGTGAGGTGGTCGAGCGCTGGGTGAACCACTATCACCAGCGCTGCTGGCTGCGACAGCTGATCCCGCATGCCACCCGCGAGCAGGAAGATCGCGCGTTGCAGGTGGTGGCGCGGATGGACGGCACGCCGTTTCCCAGCACCGCGCGCTTGACCGGCCGGTGGTTTCGCGGCCGGTTGGCGGTGTCGAGTCTGACGCGCGGTATCCCCTTCCTACACCAGAGGGTCAGCGAGGCCAGCCGACGCAAGAAAGAGGAGAAGCTCAAGGTCGGGTTGGAAACCGCGTACTGCGCGGAGACGGTCGCCATCACCTACGAGGAGATGGGGTTGTTGTCGACCGAAAAGCATTACAACTGGTTCGACCCGGGATCGTTTTGGAGTGGCGACTCGCTGCCGTTGACGCCGGGCTACCGACTCAGCGACGAAATCGCCGTGGTGCTATAG
- a CDS encoding adenylate/guanylate cyclase domain-containing protein — protein MTAQIVAYVLGALAAVEAVGLVVLWRRNRRQQRELDDALRRVDTRNMLLSGGREAVKQVWQTANILRKDGLGAAVRSSIEDLADWAEVERPDLARLASSGVVVILFTDIEESTALNERIGDRAWVRLIGRHDKMVRRHVHKHSGHVVKSQGDGFMVAFAQPGQAVRCGIDIQRSLRRQPNRIRVRIGIHMGRSVRRGDDLFGRNVAMAARVAGEARGGQILVSEVVRDALADADDIEFDDGSDAELKGFSGAHRLYAVGS, from the coding sequence ATGACAGCCCAGATCGTCGCTTACGTGCTCGGCGCGCTCGCCGCCGTGGAGGCCGTCGGGCTCGTCGTGCTGTGGCGCCGAAACCGGCGCCAACAGCGGGAGCTGGACGACGCGCTCCGCCGCGTGGACACCAGGAACATGCTGCTGTCCGGTGGCCGTGAGGCGGTCAAACAGGTCTGGCAGACCGCCAACATCCTGCGCAAGGACGGTCTCGGCGCCGCGGTGCGGTCCTCCATCGAGGACCTGGCCGACTGGGCCGAGGTCGAGCGTCCCGACCTGGCCCGGCTCGCCTCCAGCGGCGTGGTGGTCATCCTGTTCACCGATATCGAGGAGTCCACCGCGCTCAACGAGCGCATCGGTGACCGGGCGTGGGTCCGGCTCATCGGGCGCCACGACAAGATGGTGCGCAGGCACGTGCACAAGCACTCGGGGCACGTGGTGAAGAGTCAGGGCGACGGCTTCATGGTGGCCTTCGCCCAACCCGGGCAGGCGGTGCGGTGCGGCATCGACATCCAGCGCTCACTTCGCCGTCAGCCCAACAGAATTCGCGTCCGCATCGGGATCCACATGGGCAGGTCGGTGCGCCGCGGCGACGACCTGTTCGGCCGCAACGTCGCCATGGCGGCGCGGGTGGCCGGCGAGGCGCGCGGCGGTCAGATCCTGGTGAGCGAGGTAGTGCGCGACGCCCTCGCCGACGCCGACGACATCGAGTTCGACGACGGCAGCGACGCCGAACTCAAGGGATTCAGCGGCGCGCACCGGTTGTACGCGGTGGGGTCCTAG
- a CDS encoding ICP22 family protein translates to MKSSAKSYLTTGVAIVGAGVITAGSIAPPPEPISDASHTHEVSLMAHVEAAQARQALAADLALLDGFDPAAALLAFIEGTIEAFERPGPVPYTPTTGPIDGLSRIGQGFAASGLRLGATVFTPLRFVELLPAVLEGNGLEALAALVENIVDGPLWVVDPALYGLRDALPFPLGGTGGLIESLRNDLLWALTQEISAGLTDPIDELQDFIEATILAYQRPGPVPFTPVTGPIGPSTRVLAGAIATGLRLVEAAVRTPLGVVALLPAIAEGAGPEAVADLIENIVDGPLWVADPLVYALRDALPAPYGGAGALVESLRDGVWSATEQINAAIRSALGVSEAPASQAADDTEIAAADTFSGPAADSTLNSRARVVNLPSESEPAVSSALDEDAPSPEQEPAVEDPQDADEPADDPKPDRNLVRNSPNFSTSVEQNDDAETGGDAAAVEETTTPSDDADSDGPDAGDGAGDTTAGGAGQDGSDSAGGDKA, encoded by the coding sequence ATGAAAAGCAGCGCCAAGTCGTACCTGACGACGGGCGTCGCAATTGTCGGAGCCGGTGTCATCACCGCGGGCTCGATTGCACCGCCACCGGAGCCCATCTCCGACGCCAGCCACACCCACGAGGTGAGCCTGATGGCTCACGTCGAAGCCGCCCAGGCCCGCCAGGCGCTCGCGGCGGACCTTGCGCTGCTGGACGGCTTCGACCCGGCCGCCGCGCTGCTGGCGTTCATCGAGGGCACGATCGAGGCCTTCGAACGCCCGGGGCCCGTGCCGTACACGCCGACGACCGGGCCGATCGACGGGCTGTCGCGCATCGGGCAGGGCTTCGCGGCATCCGGGCTGCGGCTCGGCGCCACCGTCTTCACCCCGCTGCGCTTCGTGGAGCTTCTGCCCGCCGTGCTCGAAGGTAACGGCCTCGAGGCGCTCGCTGCTCTGGTGGAGAACATCGTCGACGGTCCCCTGTGGGTGGTCGACCCCGCCCTCTACGGGCTGCGCGACGCCCTGCCCTTCCCGCTCGGCGGCACCGGCGGGCTGATCGAGAGCCTCCGCAACGACCTCCTGTGGGCGCTCACCCAAGAGATCAGCGCCGGGCTTACCGATCCCATCGACGAGCTCCAAGACTTCATCGAGGCGACGATCCTGGCCTACCAGCGGCCCGGGCCCGTTCCGTTCACGCCGGTGACCGGGCCGATCGGCCCGTCGACGCGAGTCCTCGCGGGCGCCATCGCCACCGGACTGCGGCTCGTCGAGGCCGCCGTTCGCACCCCGTTGGGCGTGGTCGCGCTGCTGCCCGCGATCGCCGAAGGCGCTGGCCCCGAAGCGGTGGCTGACCTCATCGAGAACATCGTCGACGGCCCGCTGTGGGTGGCCGATCCCCTGGTGTACGCGCTGCGCGATGCACTTCCCGCCCCTTACGGCGGTGCCGGCGCGTTGGTCGAATCCCTCCGCGACGGAGTGTGGTCGGCCACCGAACAAATCAATGCGGCGATTCGCTCCGCTCTCGGAGTGTCTGAGGCGCCGGCGTCTCAGGCCGCCGACGACACCGAGATTGCCGCGGCCGATACGTTCTCCGGGCCTGCGGCCGACTCGACGCTGAATTCGCGTGCGCGCGTGGTGAATCTGCCGTCGGAGAGCGAGCCGGCCGTGTCATCGGCGCTCGACGAGGATGCCCCGTCTCCAGAGCAGGAACCGGCGGTGGAGGACCCGCAGGACGCCGATGAACCCGCCGATGACCCGAAGCCTGACCGAAATCTGGTGCGGAACTCGCCGAACTTCTCCACATCGGTCGAGCAGAACGACGATGCGGAGACCGGGGGCGACGCCGCGGCCGTGGAGGAGACCACGACGCCGTCTGACGATGCCGATTCCGACGGCCCGGACGCCGGCGACGGGGCCGGCGACACCACCGCGGGCGGTGCTGGGCAGGACGGATCCGACTCAGCGGGCGGCGACAAGGCCTAG
- a CDS encoding alpha/beta fold hydrolase — protein MSTTHSEPRTVQFRGSDGITLVADEWNHAASSADQPTVLLLHGGGQNRFSWKNTGQILADHGLHVVAMDSRGHGDSDRAPNADYTVDALCADTLNVLDQIGRPVALIGASMGGMTGMLVADAAGPQKVTKLVLVDVVPHYEKDGSARIRDFMASGMDGFETLDEAADAVAAYLPYRTRPRNPEGLKKNLRFRDGRWYWHWDPAFLTAPMDDPFVRVEKLDRAVMNLTIPILLIRGKLSDVVSPEGVTDFLNKVPRAEFVELSDAGHTAAGDDNDAFSDVVVQFVCR, from the coding sequence GTGAGCACTACCCACAGTGAGCCGCGCACCGTGCAGTTTCGCGGCAGCGATGGCATCACCCTGGTCGCCGACGAATGGAACCACGCGGCCTCCTCGGCCGACCAGCCCACGGTGCTGCTGCTGCACGGCGGTGGCCAGAACCGCTTCTCGTGGAAGAACACCGGCCAGATCCTGGCCGATCACGGTCTGCACGTGGTCGCGATGGACAGCCGCGGCCACGGCGACAGCGACCGCGCCCCCAACGCCGACTACACGGTGGACGCCCTGTGCGCCGACACATTGAACGTGCTGGACCAGATCGGCCGGCCGGTGGCCCTGATCGGGGCGAGCATGGGCGGGATGACGGGGATGCTGGTCGCCGACGCGGCGGGCCCGCAGAAGGTGACCAAACTCGTGCTCGTCGACGTCGTGCCGCACTACGAGAAGGACGGCAGCGCCCGCATTCGCGACTTCATGGCCAGCGGCATGGACGGCTTCGAAACCCTGGACGAGGCCGCCGACGCCGTTGCGGCCTACCTGCCCTACCGGACCAGGCCCCGCAACCCGGAGGGGCTGAAGAAGAACCTGCGCTTCCGTGACGGCCGCTGGTACTGGCACTGGGATCCGGCGTTCTTGACAGCGCCGATGGATGATCCGTTCGTGCGGGTGGAGAAACTCGACCGGGCCGTGATGAACCTGACCATCCCGATCCTGCTCATCCGCGGCAAGCTTTCCGACGTGGTCAGCCCCGAAGGCGTCACGGACTTCTTGAACAAGGTGCCGCGCGCGGAATTCGTGGAACTCTCCGACGCCGGCCACACCGCCGCCGGCGACGACAACGACGCGTTCTCCGACGTCGTCGTGCAGTTCGTCTGCCGGTGA
- a CDS encoding TetR/AcrR family transcriptional regulator has protein sequence MRPETGDDARGCIIEAAYRCLSEPHSGAISVAAILARAGVSTRAFYRHFQSKDELFLAMLRRETDALAERLDRIVAETRGGPIAQLAAWIDGMFALLTDEQLRTHFTVIDSHEVRATRGYRETREKAHTDRERSLVTILRRGRDDGTFPLAVPEDDAVSINAIVSRVMMTQSYRDRERVERSKARVLDFALRALGAERPMSSARACGQH, from the coding sequence GTGCGGCCCGAGACCGGTGACGACGCACGCGGCTGCATCATCGAGGCCGCCTACCGTTGCCTGTCCGAGCCGCACAGCGGGGCGATATCAGTGGCGGCGATCCTGGCGCGCGCCGGGGTGTCGACGCGCGCGTTCTACCGCCACTTTCAGTCCAAGGACGAACTGTTCCTCGCGATGCTGCGCCGGGAAACCGACGCGCTGGCCGAACGGCTGGACCGCATCGTGGCGGAAACGCGCGGCGGGCCCATCGCACAGCTCGCGGCGTGGATCGACGGGATGTTCGCGTTGCTCACCGACGAGCAACTGCGCACCCACTTCACGGTCATCGACTCCCACGAGGTCCGCGCGACGCGCGGATACCGTGAGACCCGCGAGAAGGCGCACACCGACCGGGAACGCTCGCTGGTGACGATCCTGCGCCGAGGGCGCGACGACGGGACGTTTCCGCTCGCCGTCCCCGAAGACGACGCGGTCTCGATCAACGCGATCGTCAGCCGGGTGATGATGACCCAGTCGTATCGCGACCGCGAACGGGTCGAACGGTCAAAGGCCCGCGTGCTGGACTTCGCGCTGCGGGCGCTGGGCGCCGAGCGGCCGATGAGTTCTGCGCGTGCCTGCGGTCAACACTGA
- a CDS encoding VOC family protein codes for MPTITPSLWFDDNLEAAAQFYTAVFPNSTIENVNRYTEAGPGTPGEVASATFVLDGNRFIGINGGPQFGFTEAVSFVVVCQDQQEIDYYWNRLTEGGEESQCGWLKDRYGLSWQIVPSRLYELLDDPDPACAAAAAAAMLGMRKIVIADLEAAVRDG; via the coding sequence ATGCCGACGATCACACCGTCCCTCTGGTTCGACGACAACCTCGAGGCGGCCGCGCAGTTCTACACCGCGGTCTTTCCGAACTCGACGATCGAGAACGTCAACCGATACACCGAGGCCGGGCCCGGCACGCCGGGTGAGGTGGCTTCGGCCACCTTCGTGCTCGACGGCAACCGGTTCATCGGTATCAACGGCGGCCCGCAGTTCGGCTTCACCGAGGCGGTGTCGTTCGTCGTGGTGTGCCAAGACCAGCAAGAGATCGACTACTACTGGAACCGGTTGACCGAAGGCGGCGAGGAGTCGCAATGCGGCTGGCTCAAGGACCGTTACGGCCTCAGCTGGCAAATTGTTCCGTCGCGCCTCTACGAACTGCTCGACGACCCGGATCCGGCGTGTGCGGCCGCGGCAGCCGCCGCCATGCTGGGCATGCGCAAGATCGTCATCGCCGATTTGGAAGCCGCTGTGCGCGACGGATAG
- a CDS encoding MlaE family ABC transporter permease — MVASTAIAKPVAAFGGFYSMALDTFVWMFKPPFAWREFISQAWFVARVSIVPTLLLTIPYTVLLTFIETILLNEIGAADFSGTGAALGTVRQIGPIVTVLVVAGAGATAMCADLGARTIREELDALRVMGVNPIQALVVPRVLAATVVSLALSATVILVGLSGAYFFVVYIQNVSPGAFAAGLTLIIGAADVTIALVKAALFGLSAGLIACYKGISVRGGPAGVGNAVNETVVFTFMALFAINIVATAVAIKITL; from the coding sequence ATGGTCGCCTCCACCGCTATTGCCAAACCCGTTGCCGCCTTCGGCGGCTTCTATTCGATGGCGCTCGACACCTTCGTCTGGATGTTCAAGCCGCCCTTCGCGTGGCGCGAGTTCATCTCCCAGGCGTGGTTTGTCGCCCGCGTGTCGATCGTGCCGACGCTGTTATTGACCATCCCGTATACGGTTCTGCTGACCTTCATCGAAACCATCCTGCTGAACGAGATCGGTGCCGCCGACTTCTCTGGTACCGGCGCGGCGCTCGGCACGGTCCGGCAGATCGGGCCCATCGTGACGGTCTTGGTGGTCGCCGGCGCAGGCGCCACCGCGATGTGCGCGGATCTGGGTGCTCGGACGATTCGTGAGGAGCTCGACGCGCTAAGGGTGATGGGCGTCAATCCCATTCAGGCCCTTGTGGTTCCGCGGGTGCTGGCGGCCACCGTAGTGTCGCTGGCGTTGTCTGCCACCGTGATTCTCGTCGGCCTGTCGGGCGCTTACTTTTTCGTCGTCTACATTCAGAACGTCTCGCCGGGTGCCTTCGCGGCCGGCCTGACGCTGATCATCGGGGCCGCCGATGTGACGATCGCGTTGGTGAAGGCCGCGTTGTTCGGGCTTTCCGCCGGCCTGATCGCCTGTTACAAGGGTATCTCTGTGCGTGGGGGGCCCGCCGGTGTCGGTAACGCGGTGAACGAAACCGTGGTGTTCACCTTCATGGCGCTGTTCGCGATCAACATCGTCGCAACGGCCGTAGCGATCAAGATCACGCTATGA